From Vreelandella neptunia, the proteins below share one genomic window:
- the fni gene encoding type 2 isopentenyl-diphosphate Delta-isomerase yields the protein MTDDSMVKRKNDHLDIVLDARRANTSTLTGFADYRFVHCALPQLHLDDIDLSTRFFHKTVNAPMLISSMTGGAERAKTINHHLAEAAQHLGIALAIGSQRVALQSGSDHGLTKQLRRIAPDIPLLGNIGAGQLREPQGIDWARRAVEMIEADALIVHLNPLQEAVQQGGDRDWRGVLQAIGTLVTSLEVPVVVKEVGAGISPEVARALVEEGVAMIDVAGAGGTSWAAVEAERAINETQRRVAMAFAGWGTPTAQAIRAVRQTLPETPLIASGGIRDGVDAAKAIRLGADLVGQAAAVLESATESSQAVIEHFEVVIQQLRIACFCTGSADLHALRAAVLLDDRGVPLEAPHG from the coding sequence ATGACCGATGACAGTATGGTGAAACGCAAGAATGATCATCTCGACATCGTGCTGGACGCTCGTCGGGCTAACACGTCGACCCTTACGGGATTCGCCGACTATCGCTTCGTCCATTGCGCCTTGCCACAGTTGCACTTGGACGATATCGATCTAAGCACACGATTTTTCCATAAAACAGTGAACGCACCGATGTTGATCAGCTCCATGACCGGCGGTGCCGAGCGGGCCAAAACGATCAATCATCACCTGGCAGAAGCCGCCCAACACCTGGGTATCGCCCTGGCCATCGGCTCCCAGCGAGTCGCCCTGCAGTCTGGCAGCGATCATGGCCTGACTAAGCAGTTACGACGCATCGCCCCGGATATTCCCCTGCTTGGCAATATCGGCGCAGGTCAGCTACGGGAGCCCCAGGGAATCGACTGGGCGCGCCGGGCGGTGGAGATGATCGAGGCGGATGCATTGATCGTCCATCTCAACCCCCTCCAGGAGGCGGTGCAACAGGGCGGCGACCGTGACTGGCGTGGCGTGCTTCAGGCCATCGGCACGCTGGTCACGTCGCTCGAGGTGCCGGTGGTGGTCAAGGAAGTCGGCGCGGGTATCTCCCCCGAGGTGGCCCGGGCGCTGGTGGAAGAAGGCGTGGCGATGATCGACGTGGCCGGCGCGGGCGGCACCAGTTGGGCGGCGGTGGAGGCGGAACGCGCGATAAATGAGACCCAGCGCCGGGTCGCCATGGCCTTCGCCGGCTGGGGCACCCCCACCGCCCAGGCCATTCGAGCGGTGCGCCAAACCCTGCCGGAGACGCCGCTGATTGCTTCCGGCGGCATTCGCGATGGGGTGGACGCCGCTAAGGCCATACGCTTGGGCGCGGATCTGGTGGGCCAGGCCGCGGCTGTGCTCGAGAGTGCCACCGAATCTAGTCAGGCGGTGATCGAGCATTTCGAGGTGGTCATCCAGCAGCTGCGTATCGCCTGTTTCTGTACCGGCAGCGCCGATCTGCATGCCCTACGTGCGGCGGTTCTGCTTGATGATCGCGGCGTCCCTCTGGAAGCGCCCCATGGCTAG
- the crtY gene encoding lycopene beta-cyclase CrtY → MNAPRYDLVLVGGGLANGLIALRLIQAQPGLRLLMLESESRPGGHHTWSFHDGDLSEAQHAWLAPMVGCRWPRHRVIFPHRERLLNGGYASIFSRDFARVLEEALGDSLWVDTRVARLSTDSVELEDGRVLHANAVIDGRGPTDSAHLTLGYQAFLGREVRLDKPHGLEEPILMDASVPQQDGYRFVYLLPFSHDTLLIEDTHYVDHPEADAARLREHIDAYARDRDWRVVETLREESGVLPIILAGEFDAFWQNAQGQPRSGLRAGLFHPTTGYSLPQAMGLAERIAELGKLDGASLFQAIHAFAAREWRHQGYFRLLNRMLFLAGRPEQRWQVMQRFYGLSEPLIERFYAGRLNRADKVRILMGKPPVPLGEALKAVRANSPQKISSTFFGIRS, encoded by the coding sequence ATGAACGCGCCAAGATATGACCTGGTACTGGTGGGGGGCGGTCTGGCCAACGGCCTGATCGCCCTGCGTTTGATACAGGCGCAGCCAGGGTTGCGCCTGCTGATGTTGGAAAGCGAAAGTCGCCCCGGAGGTCATCACACCTGGTCGTTTCACGATGGCGATCTTTCCGAAGCCCAGCATGCCTGGCTGGCGCCCATGGTGGGCTGCCGCTGGCCGCGGCACCGGGTGATTTTCCCGCACCGCGAGCGCCTGTTGAACGGAGGCTATGCCAGCATTTTCTCCCGGGATTTCGCCCGCGTTCTGGAAGAGGCCCTGGGCGACAGCCTGTGGGTCGACACGCGCGTGGCCCGCCTTTCCACGGATAGCGTGGAGCTCGAGGATGGCCGGGTGCTGCACGCGAACGCAGTAATCGACGGTCGGGGCCCCACCGACAGTGCTCACCTGACCCTGGGCTATCAGGCATTTCTCGGCCGGGAAGTCCGCCTGGACAAGCCCCACGGCCTGGAAGAACCGATCCTCATGGACGCCAGCGTGCCCCAGCAGGACGGCTACCGCTTCGTCTACCTGCTGCCCTTCAGCCACGATACCCTGCTGATCGAGGATACCCACTACGTGGACCACCCGGAGGCAGACGCGGCCCGACTGCGAGAGCATATCGACGCCTACGCGCGGGATCGCGACTGGCGGGTCGTCGAAACCCTGCGGGAGGAGAGCGGCGTGCTGCCGATCATCCTGGCGGGTGAGTTCGATGCCTTCTGGCAGAACGCCCAAGGCCAGCCGCGAAGCGGCCTGCGCGCCGGTCTGTTCCATCCCACCACTGGGTACTCCCTCCCCCAGGCCATGGGTCTGGCGGAGCGCATCGCCGAGCTTGGCAAGCTCGATGGGGCGTCGCTGTTCCAGGCCATCCATGCCTTCGCCGCCCGGGAATGGCGACATCAGGGCTACTTTCGCCTGCTCAATCGCATGCTGTTCCTGGCGGGCCGCCCGGAGCAGCGCTGGCAGGTCATGCAACGCTTCTACGGTCTATCGGAACCGCTGATCGAACGCTTCTACGCCGGACGCCTGAACCGTGCCGACAAGGTGCGCATCCTGATGGGCAAGCCGCCGGTGCCGCTTGGCGAAGCGCTCAAGGCAGTGCGGGCGAATTCCCCTCAAAAGATTTCATCCACCTTCTTCGGAATACGCTCATGA
- a CDS encoding phytoene desaturase yields MTQPQRALVIGAGFGGLALAIRLQSGGYQTTLLEKRDKPGGRAYVYEDQGFTFDAGPTVITDPSALEELFRLADKHMADYVELLPVTPFYRLCWEDAPAFDYVNDQAALERQIAERNPRDVEGYRHFLSYSQAVFEEGYRKLGAVPFLAFRDMLAAGPQLAKLQAWRSVYSMVSKFIEDPHLRQVFSFHSLLVGGNPFATSSIYTLIHALEREWGVWFPRGGTGALVQGLIQLFEDLGGTLELNAEVARIETAGNRVKGVTLTDGRHFPTDALASNADVMHTYSRLLSGHSRGTRQARALGRKRFSMSLFVIYFGLDRPPQGLEHHTVCFGPRYKELIDEIFNADTLAEDFSLYLHSPCVTDPSMAPEGCSAHYVLAPVPHLGKANIDWETQGPIYRDRILDYLERHYIPGLREHLVTCRHFTPLDFREELNAHLGSAFSLEPILTQSAWFRPHNRDAKIDNLYLVGAGTHPGAGVPGVIGSAKATAGLMLERLDDR; encoded by the coding sequence ATGACCCAGCCTCAACGTGCCCTGGTGATCGGCGCTGGCTTCGGCGGCCTGGCCCTGGCGATTCGCCTGCAGTCCGGCGGCTACCAGACCACCCTGCTGGAAAAGCGCGACAAGCCCGGTGGCCGTGCCTATGTCTATGAAGACCAGGGGTTCACCTTCGATGCCGGTCCGACGGTGATTACCGACCCTTCCGCCCTGGAAGAGCTCTTTCGTCTGGCAGACAAACACATGGCAGATTATGTCGAACTGCTGCCGGTCACGCCCTTCTACCGGCTATGCTGGGAAGATGCTCCTGCCTTCGATTATGTCAACGATCAGGCCGCCCTGGAGCGACAGATCGCCGAGCGCAATCCCCGGGACGTGGAGGGCTATCGGCACTTCCTGAGCTATTCGCAGGCGGTGTTCGAAGAGGGCTATCGCAAGCTCGGCGCCGTGCCCTTTCTGGCCTTTCGCGACATGCTCGCCGCCGGGCCGCAGCTGGCGAAGCTTCAGGCTTGGCGCAGCGTCTACTCCATGGTCTCGAAATTCATCGAGGATCCTCACCTGCGCCAGGTCTTCTCCTTTCATTCCCTGCTGGTGGGGGGCAACCCTTTCGCCACTTCCTCCATTTACACCCTGATCCATGCCCTCGAGCGGGAGTGGGGCGTATGGTTTCCCCGGGGCGGCACCGGCGCCCTGGTGCAGGGCCTGATCCAACTGTTCGAGGATCTCGGTGGAACCCTCGAACTGAACGCGGAAGTGGCACGCATCGAAACCGCAGGGAATCGGGTGAAGGGCGTCACCCTGACGGATGGCCGGCATTTCCCGACGGATGCACTGGCCTCCAACGCGGACGTGATGCATACCTACAGCAGGCTGTTGAGCGGGCATTCTCGCGGCACCCGCCAAGCCAGAGCCCTGGGTCGCAAGCGCTTCAGCATGTCACTGTTCGTGATCTATTTCGGCCTGGACAGGCCACCGCAAGGCCTGGAGCACCATACGGTGTGCTTCGGCCCCCGCTACAAGGAATTGATCGACGAGATCTTCAACGCGGACACCCTGGCGGAGGATTTTTCCCTCTATCTGCACTCCCCCTGCGTCACCGACCCGAGCATGGCACCGGAAGGCTGTAGCGCTCACTATGTCCTGGCACCGGTGCCGCACCTGGGCAAGGCTAACATCGACTGGGAAACCCAGGGTCCGATATACCGCGACCGCATTCTCGACTATCTGGAGCGCCACTATATTCCCGGGCTTCGGGAGCACCTGGTGACCTGTCGGCACTTCACTCCCCTGGATTTTCGCGAGGAGCTCAACGCCCACCTGGGTTCCGCCTTCTCCCTGGAGCCGATTCTCACCCAGAGTGCCTGGTTCCGGCCTCACAACCGGGATGCCAAGATCGACAACCTCTATCTCGTGGGGGCCGGCACCCATCCCGGCGCCGGGGTGCCCGGAGTGATCGGTTCCGCCAAGGCCACTGCGGGCCTGATGCTGGAGCGACTCGATGACCGATAA
- the crtB gene encoding 15-cis-phytoene synthase CrtB, translating into MTDKLGQHAAQTIAVGSKSFATAAKLFDPATRRSALMLYAWCRHCDDVIDDQQLGFRAQETTGESSETRLNELRHLTRRAYAGEPMQSPAFAAFQEVALGHGIPERYPQAHLNGFAMDVAQRRYVTLDDTLDYCYHVAGVVGIMMAWIMGARDEATLDRACDLGLAFQLTNIARDIIEDAHIGRCYLPAQWLEEAGIPRQEMTAPRHREALAGLARQLIERAEPYYDSARGGLTALPPRCAWAIGTAHGVYREIGIKVKAHGARAWDTRISTGKVDKARLLGLGLAHAVASRWQKPAPRPSGLWQRPA; encoded by the coding sequence ATGACCGATAAGCTAGGACAGCATGCCGCGCAGACGATCGCCGTGGGCTCCAAGAGTTTTGCCACCGCCGCCAAGCTGTTCGATCCGGCCACTCGTCGCAGCGCCCTGATGCTTTATGCCTGGTGCCGCCACTGCGACGATGTGATCGACGACCAGCAGCTGGGCTTTCGTGCACAGGAAACCACGGGCGAAAGCAGCGAGACACGCCTGAACGAGCTTCGACACCTGACGCGTCGCGCCTATGCCGGGGAGCCCATGCAAAGCCCGGCCTTCGCCGCATTTCAGGAGGTGGCGCTCGGCCACGGGATTCCCGAGCGCTATCCCCAGGCTCACCTGAACGGCTTCGCCATGGACGTGGCACAGCGGCGCTATGTCACCCTCGACGACACCCTGGACTACTGCTATCACGTGGCCGGCGTGGTGGGCATCATGATGGCCTGGATCATGGGCGCGAGGGATGAGGCGACCCTGGATCGCGCCTGCGACCTGGGGCTGGCCTTTCAACTAACCAATATCGCCCGGGACATTATCGAGGATGCACACATCGGTCGCTGCTATCTGCCGGCACAGTGGCTGGAGGAAGCCGGCATTCCACGCCAGGAGATGACCGCGCCAAGGCATCGTGAGGCCCTGGCAGGCCTGGCCCGACAACTGATCGAGCGGGCGGAACCCTACTATGACTCCGCCCGCGGTGGATTGACGGCCTTGCCGCCTCGCTGCGCCTGGGCCATCGGCACCGCCCACGGCGTCTATCGGGAAATCGGGATCAAGGTGAAAGCGCACGGTGCTCGGGCCTGGGACACGCGCATCTCGACTGGCAAGGTGGACAAGGCGCGCCTGCTGGGTCTGGGACTCGCTCACGCGGTGGCATCCCGCTGGCAAAAGCCAGCGCCAAGGCCTAGCGGTCTCTGGCAACGTCCAGCGTAG
- a CDS encoding sensor histidine kinase, with protein sequence MYRHSLRKRVAIAFALCVAVISVAWGFAFFGAIKMTEDRVLQHQLQRAAESYPSMPMNLRGYDEIDSLPESLREWAQTNPDEGLYEFEKIELHVAVIPTDNQQRHGFVVFDVAGIEAASTEDWWWLLVITGAVGTLGALGFGLGVVVMRKAVAPVAKLAKVVADIDPEQLSAEDHKRIESSRFGDDEVGVLARTIEKTLERISAFVERERFFTSSASHELRTPITVITGALELLEQSDLSAADVKVVDRVRRATLDMKTTIEMFLCLARETDDGLYDEQFLVMPLVSKAIDQQRYLLTRKLIDVDIDELAKPRVNGHPQAFSIAVNNLVRNAFEHTLHAHGPITIRVKEHELLVTNQVSSDADNRHTPTEAPSSQGYGLGLGIVQRLCERNGWSFSLLADEKRVVARLSW encoded by the coding sequence ATGTACCGGCACAGTTTGCGCAAGCGTGTCGCCATTGCTTTTGCATTGTGCGTTGCTGTAATCAGCGTGGCCTGGGGATTTGCCTTCTTTGGTGCGATCAAAATGACCGAAGACCGTGTGCTGCAGCATCAGCTGCAGCGTGCCGCAGAGAGCTATCCCTCTATGCCTATGAACCTTCGCGGGTACGATGAGATTGATAGCTTGCCTGAATCACTGAGGGAATGGGCACAAACCAATCCCGATGAGGGCTTGTACGAATTCGAGAAGATAGAACTGCATGTCGCGGTAATACCTACCGACAATCAACAGCGACACGGCTTTGTGGTTTTCGATGTTGCTGGGATTGAGGCTGCGTCGACGGAGGATTGGTGGTGGCTGCTCGTTATCACCGGCGCTGTGGGTACGCTCGGTGCGCTTGGTTTTGGGCTGGGCGTTGTTGTTATGCGCAAAGCGGTCGCCCCCGTGGCGAAACTCGCCAAAGTGGTCGCAGACATCGACCCAGAACAGCTATCAGCCGAAGATCATAAACGCATAGAGTCCAGCCGGTTCGGCGATGATGAGGTTGGTGTGCTCGCCAGGACTATCGAAAAGACGCTTGAGCGTATCAGCGCATTTGTTGAAAGGGAGCGATTCTTTACCAGTTCAGCCAGTCATGAGTTACGGACGCCGATCACGGTCATAACAGGCGCACTTGAGCTACTTGAACAAAGTGATTTGTCAGCGGCCGATGTGAAGGTGGTAGATCGAGTGAGGCGCGCTACGCTCGATATGAAAACCACGATTGAAATGTTCTTGTGCCTCGCTCGCGAAACCGACGACGGGTTGTATGACGAGCAGTTTTTAGTGATGCCACTGGTGAGCAAAGCTATAGATCAGCAGCGCTACCTGCTGACCCGCAAACTCATCGATGTTGATATCGACGAACTCGCAAAACCCAGGGTCAACGGACATCCACAGGCTTTTTCTATTGCGGTCAATAATCTGGTGCGAAATGCGTTCGAACATACGCTCCACGCGCATGGGCCGATCACGATTCGTGTTAAAGAGCATGAGCTCTTAGTCACCAATCAGGTGAGCAGTGACGCTGATAATCGGCACACGCCGACTGAGGCACCGTCGTCTCAAGGGTATGGTCTTGGTCTGGGTATCGTGCAACGGCTGTGTGAGCGCAATGGCTGGTCGTTTTCGCTACTCGCTGATGAGAAGCGTGTAGTCGCCCGTCTTTCGTGGTGA
- a CDS encoding response regulator transcription factor: MRVLIVEDNRDICENIAEYLEKHSYVVDFAFDGISAMYLALTNPYDVIVLDLMLPGMDGLSFCKKLRADAKVETPVLMLTARDTLDDKLKGFEAGADDYLVKPFALQELHARLQALYKRSHGKTDNLLTVGDLTMNKSTLQVHRAGQRIDLTPASMRLLQRLMEEAPSVVARDDLETLLWADERPDGDALRSHLYKLRQAIDRPFDSPLIHTVHRIGYRIAEDTQ; the protein is encoded by the coding sequence ATTAGAGTGTTGATTGTCGAAGACAACCGCGACATTTGCGAAAACATCGCTGAGTATCTCGAAAAGCATAGCTATGTTGTGGATTTTGCCTTCGACGGTATAAGCGCGATGTACCTGGCATTGACGAATCCGTATGACGTTATAGTTCTGGATCTGATGCTTCCGGGGATGGATGGCCTAAGTTTCTGCAAAAAGCTGCGAGCGGATGCCAAAGTAGAAACGCCCGTGCTCATGCTAACGGCGAGAGACACCCTTGACGATAAACTTAAGGGGTTCGAGGCGGGAGCCGATGACTATTTGGTCAAGCCATTCGCATTGCAAGAGCTACATGCGCGACTGCAGGCGCTGTACAAACGTAGTCACGGAAAAACCGACAATCTGTTAACGGTTGGTGATCTGACTATGAATAAGTCCACGCTGCAAGTGCATCGTGCGGGGCAGCGCATCGATCTAACCCCTGCCAGCATGAGACTACTGCAACGATTGATGGAAGAGGCGCCGTCTGTTGTGGCTCGCGATGATCTCGAAACGTTGTTGTGGGCTGACGAGCGCCCTGATGGCGATGCGCTTCGCTCGCACTTGTACAAGCTGCGGCAGGCTATCGATAGGCCGTTTGATAGCCCATTAATTCATACCGTGCATCGCATCGGGTACCGAATTGCAGAGGATACTCAGTAA
- the ccmA gene encoding heme ABC exporter ATP-binding protein CcmA has protein sequence MTTTAALTIDQLRVVYGSHSALDDVSLQVRPGEILSILGPNGAGKSTLLRAITGKLRPTSGQIFIAGKALSPGKAYQHSIGFTPQCLGLYRHLTGRENLEFFAGCTGVSRHQVPARVSQALEEIELTDKAHVRVDHLSGGMQRRLHLAATLVSHPSLLVLDEPTAGVDLSVRMSIHDLIRRRAEQGAAVVVVTHELDEAEVLSHRVALLHQGQLKALAEPQTLIQETFGNRQLCVVRTIHMLSSALCERLQEIGFRPRSDESSDESTEWWLQSDLPLDRLVDHLYRDLGEARDAIAEVSVRRPGLKNVMQHFTGARTDSAAEPVL, from the coding sequence ATGACGACGACTGCTGCACTCACCATTGATCAACTACGGGTCGTCTACGGCAGCCACAGCGCCTTAGACGACGTTTCATTACAGGTACGTCCAGGCGAAATACTCAGCATCCTCGGGCCTAACGGTGCCGGAAAATCGACATTGTTGCGCGCCATTACCGGCAAGCTGCGCCCCACCTCAGGGCAAATATTCATTGCAGGAAAAGCGCTTTCTCCGGGTAAGGCCTATCAACATTCCATCGGTTTCACCCCTCAGTGCCTGGGTTTATACCGGCACTTGACGGGGCGGGAGAACCTGGAGTTTTTCGCAGGCTGCACAGGTGTCAGCCGCCACCAGGTGCCCGCACGGGTCAGCCAAGCGCTGGAAGAAATCGAGTTAACAGACAAAGCCCATGTGCGGGTCGACCACTTGTCCGGTGGTATGCAACGGCGCTTACACCTGGCAGCCACCCTGGTCTCGCACCCTTCTCTACTCGTGCTGGACGAACCCACGGCCGGGGTCGATCTGAGTGTGCGCATGTCAATCCACGACCTTATTCGCCGCCGCGCCGAGCAAGGTGCGGCCGTGGTAGTCGTGACTCATGAGTTAGATGAAGCTGAAGTGCTATCCCACCGCGTAGCCCTTCTTCATCAAGGCCAACTGAAAGCCTTGGCCGAGCCCCAGACGTTAATACAAGAAACCTTCGGCAACCGTCAGCTATGCGTTGTGCGTACGATTCACATGCTCTCCTCGGCACTCTGTGAGCGGCTGCAGGAGATTGGTTTTCGCCCTCGCAGTGATGAAAGTAGTGATGAGAGCACTGAATGGTGGCTACAAAGTGACCTACCGCTGGATAGGTTGGTCGATCACCTTTACCGCGACCTGGGCGAAGCACGTGATGCCATTGCCGAGGTCTCGGTGCGCCGGCCCGGATTAAAAAACGTGATGCAGCACTTTACCGGTGCCCGAACTGATTCTGCGGCGGAGCCGGTGTTATGA
- a CDS encoding ABC transporter permease, whose product MRAIFRVMALGLWRDRGALLLAFALPSLVFAIFASIFSGATEGDLHLRVGLVVETEDPVLQNFAQHLTQSQDVEITALPNSSRAQLLEEVRQGNFDTAVIIHGQPNDNNRPLFTIVSEPTREIAALSLQGWLRQSLASQQPQVLTQRLAQSTEALVDGFSPEQQARLDAALEAMARESDSAAAEDTLIEFQPVYGQAPASISGLSGIAYYAGATTILFLLLSAVNAGMVSLEERQNGISERLLLSKAAHSRLLLGRFLFLLSLGFLQASAIFLVARFGFGLQIESALAKVIVMALACAAASAGLALLLLSLCRTTQQATTFSSFFVLIISSVGGSMVPRFMMPDWLQTVSLFTPNAWAIEGFYGALIRGDSWSQLAQPGGILTAVALVCLLLAALPLFKTPA is encoded by the coding sequence ATGAGGGCAATTTTCCGAGTGATGGCCCTGGGCTTGTGGCGTGACCGCGGAGCGTTACTTTTGGCCTTCGCTTTGCCCAGTTTGGTATTCGCCATCTTCGCCAGCATCTTCTCCGGCGCCACGGAAGGCGACCTGCATTTGCGGGTAGGGCTCGTGGTGGAAACAGAAGATCCGGTGTTGCAAAACTTCGCGCAGCACCTAACACAATCCCAAGACGTGGAGATAACGGCTCTGCCCAATTCGAGCCGTGCTCAGCTACTGGAAGAGGTGCGACAAGGCAATTTCGACACAGCGGTGATCATCCACGGGCAACCAAACGATAACAACCGTCCGCTGTTTACCATCGTCAGCGAGCCCACCCGTGAAATTGCCGCCCTCTCTTTACAAGGCTGGCTGCGACAAAGCCTGGCCTCCCAACAACCACAGGTTCTGACCCAACGTCTTGCGCAAAGCACAGAAGCTTTGGTTGATGGCTTCTCGCCCGAGCAACAGGCGCGCTTGGACGCCGCTTTAGAAGCAATGGCCCGAGAATCGGACAGCGCAGCCGCCGAAGACACGCTTATAGAGTTTCAACCCGTTTATGGTCAGGCGCCAGCGTCTATATCTGGGCTTAGCGGTATTGCTTACTATGCGGGTGCCACCACTATTTTGTTCTTGTTATTGTCCGCCGTGAACGCGGGCATGGTCAGTTTGGAAGAGCGCCAAAACGGTATCTCCGAACGCCTTCTACTGAGCAAAGCGGCGCATTCACGGTTACTGCTGGGACGGTTTCTATTTTTGTTAAGTCTGGGATTTTTGCAGGCTAGCGCTATATTCCTGGTTGCCAGGTTCGGTTTTGGACTACAGATAGAGAGCGCTTTGGCGAAAGTCATTGTCATGGCACTTGCCTGCGCCGCCGCTAGTGCCGGGCTGGCACTTTTACTCCTGTCGCTGTGTCGAACAACGCAACAGGCGACCACCTTTTCTTCGTTTTTTGTGCTCATTATTTCCAGCGTCGGCGGCTCAATGGTGCCACGTTTTATGATGCCTGACTGGTTGCAGACGGTGAGCCTGTTCACGCCGAATGCCTGGGCTATTGAAGGTTTTTATGGGGCGTTGATTCGCGGCGATAGCTGGTCTCAGCTAGCCCAGCCCGGCGGCATTTTGACCGCCGTGGCACTGGTGTGCCTGCTTTTAGCTGCCCTCCCCTTATTCAAGACGCCGGCCTAA
- a CDS encoding sterol desaturase family protein, whose amino-acid sequence MMDWFWTFMLVIAAFLGMEVFAWYAHKYIMHGLGWRWHKSHHEPTEGVFEKNDLYVVVFSLVVVGMFAVGDLYWKPLMAIASGITLYGVAYSLFHDGMVHQRWPIRWQPKSGYLKRLVQAHRIHHAVRTREGAVSFGFLYAPDVRKLKKRLQQQRAAPPAGARHDR is encoded by the coding sequence ATGATGGACTGGTTCTGGACGTTCATGCTGGTGATAGCGGCTTTCCTGGGCATGGAAGTGTTCGCCTGGTACGCCCATAAGTACATTATGCACGGCTTGGGCTGGCGCTGGCACAAATCCCATCACGAACCCACTGAGGGCGTGTTCGAGAAAAACGACCTGTATGTTGTTGTGTTTTCGCTGGTGGTGGTCGGCATGTTTGCTGTGGGGGATCTTTACTGGAAGCCTCTCATGGCCATCGCATCAGGCATTACGCTGTACGGCGTCGCTTACTCTCTGTTTCACGACGGTATGGTTCACCAACGCTGGCCGATTCGCTGGCAGCCGAAGAGCGGCTACTTGAAGCGTCTGGTTCAAGCTCACCGCATACATCATGCCGTACGTACTCGAGAGGGTGCTGTGTCCTTCGGCTTCCTTTACGCGCCAGATGTCAGAAAACTCAAAAAACGCCTACAGCAGCAACGGGCTGCACCGCCAGCGGGAGCGCGACATGACCGATGA
- a CDS encoding polyprenyl synthetase family protein — translation MTPPMDVVHLKSMVNATLLELMPAQETSPTHLHQAMHYALLGSGKRLRPLLTLLAANVATDSRTLRMACVSELVHTASLILDDLPCMDDATMRRDRPCTHIRFSESTAILASTNFLNLAYGVIANCPNVDASTQVAVSAHLSHVIGSMGLVGGQIADLQNHPVGTKSAIEQLYHQKTGCLIEFAVVTGARLRGLDAEVIDALTRFARAFGLLFQLYDDMLDHSTFVQETGKDVQQDAAKTTLLSLYTPEEVRGALSNAQAMAREQLIRAGYDGSLLAALVEQQFVTFNGAAQRLGV, via the coding sequence ATGACTCCACCGATGGATGTTGTCCATCTAAAGAGCATGGTAAACGCAACCTTGCTGGAGCTTATGCCAGCTCAGGAAACATCGCCCACGCATTTGCATCAAGCCATGCATTACGCCTTGTTGGGTTCAGGCAAGCGATTACGCCCGCTGCTTACGCTTCTGGCTGCGAACGTGGCCACTGACAGCCGCACCCTCCGTATGGCCTGCGTATCGGAACTGGTGCATACCGCTTCGCTGATTCTCGACGACCTGCCCTGCATGGACGATGCGACTATGCGCCGCGATCGCCCCTGCACGCACATACGCTTTTCCGAAAGCACCGCCATTCTTGCCTCAACAAACTTCCTCAACCTCGCTTACGGGGTTATCGCCAATTGCCCCAACGTGGATGCTTCCACCCAAGTCGCCGTGAGCGCCCATCTCAGTCATGTTATTGGTTCTATGGGATTAGTTGGCGGGCAGATCGCTGATTTACAAAATCACCCCGTGGGCACCAAGAGCGCCATTGAGCAACTCTACCACCAGAAAACAGGTTGCCTGATTGAGTTTGCTGTCGTCACCGGTGCACGACTTAGGGGGCTGGATGCAGAAGTGATAGACGCATTGACGCGCTTTGCCCGTGCCTTTGGTCTGCTGTTTCAGCTTTACGATGATATGTTGGATCACAGTACCTTTGTGCAGGAGACCGGTAAGGACGTGCAGCAAGATGCGGCGAAAACCACTTTGCTTTCTCTTTACACACCGGAAGAAGTTCGCGGCGCTTTGAGCAATGCACAAGCCATGGCAAGAGAGCAATTGATTAGAGCAGGATACGATGGCTCCTTACTCGCAGCGCTCGTGGAACAACAGTTCGTTACCTTCAACGGTGCGGCGCAAAGGCTTGGGGTTTAG